GGATCAGAGATGGCACCTCCCTCAGGGCATTACTAGGGCAAGTATTTCCCCTGGGTCTTTTTATCCATAACAAtaagtaaaagttacgttttagatGTCGGTATGATTCTTTGATCGGCTCTGCAGTATTTAATTGATTTCTGGAGATCTATTACCTGCATCAAAATACTTTTTGAAACATAAAAGTCACACTTTTCAAGCTTTATACCACGCTTTCTAACGGTCCTATGTAAGTGAGGGCATAATTTCATAAATTCTTGAACTTTTGTATTTTACAGGCTGCACTTCATCTGATGATCTTCATCTAAAATTTTCTGAAGAGTTTAACAGATTGGTTGAAGATTTCTTACGCTCGGAATAGCTTTTCTGTATAACTACCTTGACAAATCTTGTAGCTCGGTTAGTAGTGGATAAAAATAAGCTTGATAAGAATTCTGCTACTAAATTGTCTTAAATTGCTGTCGCCATAACCACTAGAAACGCGACATTTACCATAATATAATGgtaaatataatataattatggcATTTACCAtaatataacaattctggagcatctgtatgGATACAACCCTGTCTCTCGACCAAAGATCGCAGTGaagccataggaatgaatgggctTGCAAGGCAACTCACACATTCCTGCGGCTGCAATGCCATGAGATCgccatgtagacctagccttatgaaTGAATTGACAACTTGATGTTACCTTTCCCTACTTGTCAGAGGTGTGTGTCCATAAAGTGAGCACCGACTGGATAGCTATAGATCATGTAGGAACACTCCCCAACTGGTGACAGTACATTTaattttctaggaggaataacagatgaatggcacaacatataAAAGATTTTCCAGAATGGTTATATGATGGCAAATGCAAGTACTTACTAACAGCCAGTACTTAGCGCTGGAGAGCCAGCCTGTAAGGGCCACAGCTGTAGGGACACCAAAGAAGGTCACTGCAGACCAAAATAATGTGGACAGTTGTTATAGAGTTAACTGAAACAGGCCTAAGAAAACGTTACcctgtcagacaacccctttaaaggagtttttctgTAACAATGACACATGCACGGCTCTAGCCAATAATGTCCTGAAGCTAGTCATTGGCTTgagcggtgcatgtgaccatgtccatggcGAGGCGGATTTAAAAAGTGCAGAGACGGAAGATGGAGAGAGCACGGAGGACTGGAGTGGCATGGAGCAGGTTAGTATAAATCTTCTGTTTTAGAGGGGCAGGCTCTGGCAACTTGATAAATATCATTCACAATGGAAACCCGGTAAGTTAGATTTGGTGGAAAGGGTTATTTCAAGTTCCTTTATGctacaatgaaaaaaataataatttgaataATTCAGACAACACAGAGCGCACAAATAATCTTTTATGATCTCCAATGCTAAGCAACATCTAAGAGCCATCAAAAACACTTCTACATGCTACTAGTATGGACCTCATTAATTAGAAGAACCTAAATGACTGTTGACATGGTTGGGGTCGCAAAAAATCAATCCTGACATCACTGACAATACAGTAGAAAAGGAAACACATGCTCGAACACAACACTGCTGCAGACAACATACTGGCTATGTAGAAACTGTGCCTTCTTTTTCTAAAAATGAGAGCCTTTCTTGTCATCAAGCTTcatcttctccttcttcttcaaATTCTCCTTGCTCATCAGCAGTGGCATCTTGGTATTGTTGATACTCTGAGACCAGGTCATTCATGTTGCTTTCAGCTTCGGTAAATTCCATCTCATCCATTCCTTCACCTGTGTACCAGTGCAAGAAGGCTTTTCGTCGGAACATAGCTGTAAACTGCTCAGATATTCTCTTGAAGAGCTCTTGAATGGCAGTGCTGTTGCCAATAAACGTGGCAGACATTTTGAGGCCTCGTGGTGGAATATCACACACAGCAGTCTTCACATTGTTGGGGATCCATTCGACAAAGTAGCTGCTGTTTTTGTTCTGGACATTAAGCATCTGCTCATCAACTTCCTTCATGGACATTCTTCCTCGGAAGATAGCAGCCACAGTCAGGTAGCGCCCATGACGGGGATCGCAGGCCGCCATCATGTTCTTGGAATCGAACATTTGTTGTGTTAGTTCAGGCACAGTCAGGGCACGGTATTGCTGACTGCCACGGCTGGTAAGTGGAGCAAACCCGGGCATAAAAAAGTGCAGTCGTGGGAAAGGTACCATGTTGACAGCAAGTTTTCGTAAATCTGCATTGAGCTGGCCTGGGAAACGAAGGCAGGTTGTTACCCCACTCATTGTTGCAGATACCAAATGATTGAGGTCACCATAGGTTGGTGTAGTTAGCTTTAAAGTGCGGAAGCAGATGTCATACAGAGCTTCATTGTCTATGCAGTAGGTTTCATCTGTGTTCTCCACCAATTGATGAACAGAAAGAGTGGCATTGTAAGGTTCAACTACAGTGTCTGAGACTTTGGGGGATGGCATCACGCTAAACGTATTCATGATTCGGTCTGGGTACTCTTCCCTGATCTTGCTAATGAGCAGTGTACCCATACCAGAACCAGTGCCACCACCTAGGGAGTGGGTCAGTTGAAAACCCTGCAGACAATCACAGCTTTCTGATTCTTTTCTCACGACATCAAGAACAGAATCAACCAGCTCCGCTCCTTCCGTATAATGACCTTTAGCCCAGTTGTTTCCAGCACCACTCTGGCCTAAAATGCAAACAGAATAGATTAACACTTGACTGAATGTTTGACACGTTTTAGTAATTGAGCACTCCAAAGAAGTAAAACCCAACTATGCAATTTAACACATACATGGCCGTATAAATAGCCCATGTGAGAGCTGTACGTTTTGGGCCAAAACAGGATTGGATCTTGTCAGAGAAAACTCTTTCTAAGGCCCCATGCGTGGAactgcggcctggatccctcctgagagcaggagcgcacggcgtcactggttgctatgacgccgtgcgctccctgctgccgccgcaatacaataatacactggtatgatctataccagtgtattactgtactgtgccagcagcagggagcgcacggcgtcatagcaaccagtgacgccgtgcgctcctgctctcaggagggatccaggccgcggttccacggcccgcacacggccgtgtacaTGGGGCCTAAAAGGGATGGCTTCCCTGCTTTACTTTGATGGGATTCGATCTGCCTTTGACTCACAATACTGGCCCCCATTTACTGTTGTGGCTGTGCCTGAATTCTGGCATAAATTAAATAGTCCACTGGACCTTGACTACCAAAgggtttaaaggctatgaacaccttcggggctaattttttttttaaatactgcaCTCTATTCATTTTTGGCTACAAACTGTTTTTGCAATTggtgtttattaaaaattttcagcagtttttgtgatacaggAGTTAAATTTCAGTGTATTTGCAGACTGCCACTTTATGTTTAGATGACAGCTCATGTATAGCTCTCATCTCTTATGTTCTGACCTcagaaacactcattatagctaactATAGCAAACTGATAGGAATGTAGCTTAAATATGGCTTATTAATTCTTTGTAATTGTCTTGGTGCTATTTCAATATGTGGACCTactgtgtagaaatctgagtttttattttatgctaATTAGCTCCCAGGTGCAATGAGGGTAGTGCAGTAGCACCTTGTTGCACCTGCGACTCTGCTCCTTTCCATTCTCTGCAACGCCCCTAACCACCATGACAGAAAGGACCAGTCAGTTACACAATTACAAAGTACTGACGAGCATCT
This sequence is a window from Bufo gargarizans isolate SCDJY-AF-19 chromosome 5, ASM1485885v1, whole genome shotgun sequence. Protein-coding genes within it:
- the LOC122937746 gene encoding tubulin beta-2 chain — translated: MREIVHLQAGQCGNQIGAKFWEVISDEHGIDPTGSYHGDSDLQLERINVYYNEASGNKYVPRAILVDLEPGTMDSVRSGPFGQIFRPDNFVFGQSGAGNNWAKGHYTEGAELVDSVLDVVRKESESCDCLQGFQLTHSLGGGTGSGMGTLLISKIREEYPDRIMNTFSVMPSPKVSDTVVEPYNATLSVHQLVENTDETYCIDNEALYDICFRTLKLTTPTYGDLNHLVSATMSGVTTCLRFPGQLNADLRKLAVNMVPFPRLHFFMPGFAPLTSRGSQQYRALTVPELTQQMFDSKNMMAACDPRHGRYLTVAAIFRGRMSMKEVDEQMLNVQNKNSSYFVEWIPNNVKTAVCDIPPRGLKMSATFIGNSTAIQELFKRISEQFTAMFRRKAFLHWYTGEGMDEMEFTEAESNMNDLVSEYQQYQDATADEQGEFEEEGEDEA